Proteins encoded within one genomic window of Acomys russatus chromosome 5, mAcoRus1.1, whole genome shotgun sequence:
- the Dusp8 gene encoding dual specificity protein phosphatase 8 yields the protein MAGDRLPRKVMDAKKLASLLRGGPGGPLVIDSRSFVEYNSCHVLSSVNICCSKLVKRRLQQGKVTIAELIQPATRSQVDATEPQDVVVYDQSTRDASVLAADSFLSILLSKLDGCFDSVAILTGGFATFSSCFPGLCEGKPATLPSMSLSQPCLPVPSVGLTRILPHLYLGSQKDVLNKDLMTQNGISYVLNASNSCPKPDFICESRFMRIPINDNYCEKLLPWLDKSIEFIDKAKLSSCQVIVHCLAGISRSATIAIAYIMKTMGMSSDDAYRFVKDRRPSISPNFNFLGQLLEYERSLKLLAALQSDGPHLGTPEPLMGPAAGVPLPRLPPSTSESAATGSEAAAAAAAKEGSPSAGGDALIPSIAPATSALQQGLRGLHLSSDRLQDTNRLKRSFSLDIKSAYAPSRRPDFPGPPDPSEAPKLCKLDSPSGGTLGLPSPSPDSPDSAPEGRPRPRRRRPPASSPARSPAHGLGLNFGDTARQTPRHGLSVLSAPGLPGPGQPAGPGGWAPPLDSPGTPSPDGPWCFSPEGAQDPGAVFSAFGRASTGTAGPSGSSSSSSDLRRREVRAESRDVRTGWPEEPTTDTQFKRRSCQMEFEEGMVEGRARGEELAALGKQASFSGSVEVIEVS from the exons ATGGCTGGGGATCGGCTCCCGAGGAAGGTGATGGATGCCAAGAAACTGGCTAGCCTGCTGCGTGGTGGGCCTGGGGGCCCTTTGGTCATCGACAGTCGGTCCTTTGTGGAGTACAACAGCTGCCACGTGCTGAGCTCTGTGAATATCTGCTGTTCCAAGCTGGTGAAGCGGCGCCTTCAGCAGGGAAAAGTGACCATTGCCGAGCTTATCCAGCCTGCTACACGAAGCCAG GTGGATGCCACAGAACCACAGGATGTGGTGGTGTATGACCAGAGCACACGAGATGCCAGCGTGCTGGCAGCAGACAGCTTCCTGTCCATCCTGCTCAGCAAGCTGGACGGCTGCTTCGACAGCGTGGCCATCCTCACAG GGGGCTTTGccaccttctcctcctgcttTCCGGGCCTCTGTGAGGGCAAACCTGCCACCCTACCATCCATGAGCCTCTCTcagccctgcctgcctgtgcccagTGTAGGCCTGACCCGTATCCTGCCTCACCTCTACCTGGGCTCTCAGAAAGATGTCTTGAACAAG GATCTGATGACCCAAAATGGAATAAGCTATGTCCTCAATGCCAGCAACTCCTGCCCTAAACCGGACTTCATCTGTGAGAGCCGCTTCATGCGTATCCCCATCAATGACAACTACTGTGAAAAGCTGCTGCCCTGGCTGGACAAATCCATTGAGTTTATtg ATAAAGCTAAGTTGTCCAGCTGCCAAGTCATTGTTCACTGTCTGGCTGGCATCTCTCGCTCTGCCACCATCGCCATTGCGTACATCATGAAAACCATGGGCATGTCTTCTGACGACGCATACAG GTTTGTGAAGGACCGGCGTCCCTCCATCTCGCCCAACTTCAACTTCCTGGGCCAGTTGCTGGAGTATGAGAGGAGTCTGAAGCTACTTGCTGCCCTGCAGAGTGATGGACCTCACTTGGGGACCCCTGAGCCCCTCATGGGCCCGGCAGCAGGCGTCCCACTGCCCCGGCTGCCACCATCTACCTCAGAGAGCGCTGCCACTGGGAGCGAGGCAGCCGCCGCCGCTGCAGCCAAGGAGGGCAGCCCGAGTGCTGGAGGGGATGCTCTAATCCCCAGCATAGCTCCAGCTACCAGCGCACTACAGCAGGGCCTACGTGGCCTGCACCTCTCCTCTGACCGCCTCCAGGACACCAACCGCCTCAAGCGCTCCTTCTCCCTGGACATCAAGTCGGCCTATGCACCCAGCAGGAGGCCCGACTTTCCCGGCCCACCCGACCCCAGCGAAGCCCCGAAGCTCTGCAAGCTGGACAGCCCTTCAGGCGGCACGCTGGGCCTGCCCTCACCCAGCCCAGACAGCCCAGACTCCGCTCCAGAGGGACGCCCACGACCCCGCCGGCGACGTCCCCCGGCCAGTTCTCCCGCCCGTTCCCCCGCGCATGGCTTGGGCCTGAACTTTGGAGACACGGCCCGGCAGACTCCAAGGCACGGCCTCTCGGTCCTGTCGGCTCCTGGGCTGCCAGgccctggccagccagctggcCCCGGAGGCTGGGCGCCGCCACTGGACTCCCCTGGCACACCGTCGCCCGACGGACCCTGGTGCTTCAGCCCCGAGGGCGCACAGGATCCCGGCGCCGTGTTCTCCGCCTTCGGCAGGGCGAGCACAGGCACAGCTGGACCCAGTggcagtagcagtagcagcagtgACCTGCGGCGGCGGGAGGTGCGGGCGGAATCTCGGGATGTGCGGACCGGCTGGCCTGAGGAGCCTACTACGGATACACAGTTCAAGCGGCGCAGCTGCCAGATGGAGTTCGAAGAGGGCATGGTGGAGGGGCGGGCACGTGGCGAGGAGCTGGCGGCCCTGGGCAAGCAAGCCAGCTTCTCGGGCAGTGTGGAGGTCATTGAGGTATCGTGA